CGCCGTCACCGGCGAGGTGGTGCCTCCCAGCCAGCGGCCGGCGACGAAGGTGCCGCCCCAGAAAAGAGCGGCGCCGTAGAGTTTGAGACAGGTAAGAAGCACGCGCGGATCCGTTTCGAGAGCAGGCCGAAGAAAGTTCCGCCATGATAGGGCGTTTTTTCCATCCTGAAAAGTCTTCCGCCCCCCCTCTTGACAAAAAATCGCTGAGAATCTAAATCATTGGCATCGCGTGACCCCTGAAACCACGATGAATCGTCAATAGAACAGCAACAGGTTCAAAGGAGGATTCCCCATGGGCAAAGGAGATCGCAGAACCAAGCGCGGCAAGATCTGGCGCGGCACCACCGGCAAAACCCGCCCCAAAACCTGGAAGGGGCGCAAGACGCAGACGCAGAAGGACGCCAAGGAAAAGGCCTGAGGCCTGCGACACATCAATAAAACGCCCCGCGGCTGTAGCCGCGGGGCGTTTTATTTTGGTGCAGGGAGTAGATGGACAGGGGGAGACAGAGGTTTTGAACTTGTAATTCAGGACTTGCCCCCTCGCCTCCCGGGCCAGGATTTCTGCCCCCCCCCGACACCATTGCGGCAGACGCTTGCAAATTCGTCAGGGCGAGATACTACAGAAAGGATTGGATGCAAAAGGAGGCCTTATGGCATCTAACATCCCCACCATTTCCCTGACCGGCCTGGCGCTGACCTTCGTTCCGCCGGCCATTGCGCTTGTCCTCATGGCCGCGTGGCGGGCCAAGGCGTTTCATGGTCTGTATGCCCTGGCGCGCATGCTGCTGCAGCTGATCGCCATTGGCTATCTTCTGGTCTATGTTTTCAAGAGCGAAGACTACAGGCTGGTTCTGCTGGTCCTGGCCGTGATGCTCTTTTTCGCCACCAGGATAGCGGTCCGGCATGTCAGAGACGGCAAAAAGGCCGCCTTTGCGGCAGGACTTGTTGCCATAGGCGCAAGCAGCCTGCCGGTGCTGGCCCTGGTAACCCAGGGGGTCATTGGCATGGACCCCTGGTTCGCACCCCGGTTTCTCGTCCCCCTGGCCGGGATGATCTTCGCCGGCGCCATGAACGCGGTCAGCCTTGGGGCGGAGCGCTTTCAGGCGGAAAGCCTGCGCGGCGTGCCCGTGGCGGAAGCACGGCGCACGGCCTTCGAAGCCTCACTGATTCCGGTGACCAACACCCTCCTGGCCGTCGGCCTTGTCTCCCTGCCGGGCATGATGACCGGGCAGATTCTTTCGGGAATCTCCCCCCTGGTCGCGGTCCGGTACCAGATTGTAGTCATGACCATGCTGTTCGGCACGGCCGGACTCGCGTCGGGAATTTACCTTTTCCTGCGCAGCCGGTATATGGAGGCAGAGGGGGTAAGGAACCATTCCAGGCAGTCCGACCAAGGGGGCAGGTCCAGGGCCTGACCTCATCTGCCCTCCTCCGCCCCTGCTCCTCTCCGGCCCTGCGTCAAAAACACGCCGATTTTCCTGGTGCTCTTGATCCTTTCCGCCGCAAGAATCGGGTGGCTTCTCCTGCGCCCCCTGTTTATTCTGGCCGCGTTCCTGTAAACTCAGCTCCGGGAAGCAAACAGGAGGCGCCGCCTTGGACCATCCTGACTACAGACGCATCGAGCAGGCGATCCATTTTCTGGAGGAACATGCCACCGACCAACCTTCACTGGAGGAGGTCGCTGCCCATATCGGCCTGAGTCCCTACCATTTTCAACGGCTGTTCAAGGCCTGGGCCGGCGTCAGCCCCAAGCGCTTTCTGCAGCACCTGACGGTGGAAAGCGCCAAGAGACTGCTGCGCGACTCGGCCTCGGTGCTGGAGGCCGCCCTCGATGTCGGCCTGAGCGGACCGGGGCGTCTGCACGATCTCTTCGTCAGCGTCGAGGCGATGACGCCGGGCGAGTACAAGAGTTGGGGGCGTGAACTGAACCTGCAGTACGGCTATCATCCCACCCCCTTCGGCGAATGCCTGATCGCCGTCACCGGACGCGGCATCTGCAGTCTCGCCTTCGTCGACCGGGAGACCCGGGACAGAGCCCTCGAAGAGTTGCGCCACAACTGGCGGGAGGCGTCCCTGGTCGAGAACCCGCGGACGAGCGAAGACATCGTCGGGCAGATCTTCGCCCCGGCCCAAAAGCGCGGACAAAAACCGCTCAAGGTGCTGCTGAAAGGGACCAATTTTCAACTCAAGGTCTGGCAGGCACTGCTGAAAATTCCGGAAGGGGCGGTCGTGACCTACGGCGCCCTGGCCGACGCGGTCGGTCATCGGGGCGCGCACCGGGCGGTCGGCACCGCCGTGGGGCACAATCCCATCGCCTATCTGATTCCCTGCCACCGGGTGCTGCGCAGCAATGGCGGCATCGGCGGCTACCGCTGGGGGACCACCCGCAAGCGGGCGATCCTGGCGCGGGAGGCGGCACTGGTCGATAAAAACGAAAAGACTTCCGATTCCCGCACACGGGAATCGTTCCCATCAATGCCTTGATGAGATCCCCCACACCTTCTTCACCAGGCTGAAAGCAATCAAGTGTCGCAACGAACCGATGCAGATCGCGGCGAGGCTGCCCTGTTGCGGCTTCACTCTCCGACCGGACTCAATTCCCCCGCGGCATCCGGCTTTTTCTGCCCGAAGAAGACCGACAGCTCGGAAACGATCATCCCGGCGAGCATCAGGCCGCAGCCGAACAACCCGCGCAGGGTGAGGATTTCGCCCAGCAGCCACCAGCCACCGAGGGCGGCGAACACCCCTTCAAGGCTCATGATGATCGCCGAGTGGGCGGGGTGGGCATCGCGCTGGGCGATGACCTGCAGGGTATAGGCAATCCCCACCGAGCCGAGCCCGCCGTAGAGGATGGGGACCGTGGCATCGAGAATCCCCTGCAGACTCACCTGCTCGACGGCAAGGGCGGTCAGCAGGCTCAGCGCCGCGCAGACGGCGAACTGGGCCGAGGCCAGCTTGAGGGGGTCGGTGCGCGGCGCCAGCCAGCCAATCAGCAGCACATGCCCGGCCCAGAAAAAAGCCGCGAGCAGGACGAGAAAATCACCGAAGGAGATGGTGAAATCGGAGGTGACACTCAGAAAGTAGAGCCCCACCACCGCCAGCATCGCGCCGATCCAGGTGCCAACACGTGGCCGCTGGCGCCAGAACAGCCCGACAATCGGCACCAGCACCACGTAGAGACCGGTGATGAACCCGGCATTGCCGGCAGTGGTGTAGACCAGTCCTGCCTGCTGCAGGGAAGATCCGGCAAAGAGCGCCAGCCCGGCCAGTAGCGCTCCCTTGAAAACCGGGATACGCTCGATCCCCTTCGGCTGCGACTGCCGTTTGCCGAGCAGCAGGATCAGAGGCAGCAGCGACAGGCTGCCGAGGGCGAAGCGCACCCCGTTGAAGGTGAAGGGGCCGACATAGTCCATGCCGACGCGCTGGGCAACGAAGGCAAAGCCCCAGATGGTGGCGGTCATGAGTAGCAGGATGTCGGCCTTGAGGGTTCCCTGTTTCATGGGTTGTCTACTGACTCCTTGAGTGTGTTCATCCCCCTCCGCCTGAAGACGAAGAGAGCTCATCATTGTCCTTGTTCCGGTTCACGACCTGACTGAACCATTCCAGATCGTTGCACTTGCCACTCATCTCTTCGATCTGCAGCTTGAAAACCGCCGTCCCGCGCACCGCCGCGACCGGTATCTCGAGGGGGCCCGTATGCCTGTTATGCCGCATCAGGACCTCAAGAGCCCGGCCCTTTTCATCCTCGTCTTCGAGAATCCTTATCGGACCGCTGCCGACCAGACTGGCAAACCTGACCGTCCAGTCACAGGCCTGTGCCGCAACAACCACCTCGGAGTGCAGGTCGATCTCGAAGGCAGCCCTGCCCTTCCGATGGATCAGATCCAGCTTGCGGCCGATTCTGGCGGCATGAAAGACCAGCCGGTCATCTTGCCAGCTGAAGGTCAACGGCACGATGTAGGGGCCCCGGCCTCCGGATCGTAAAGGGCCAACCGGCAGACGCGGGCTGCCCTGGCAGCCCCCGGCACTGTTCCTCGCTCAATCTGCGATCACTGCGACGCATGGCCGGTTTCCGGAAGCTCGACATCCGAAGGGCGTTCTACCCGGCACCGGAACCGGCTGACCGGACGGACCGCCCGAAAAGGAAGCGCTCCACCGTCCGGGTCGGGAGCCTCTGAACCAGCCGGGCCAGCAAGCCGGTCAGGATCAGAGCGAAGAGAAAGCGCCCCAGCAGCCCTGACCAGTGCCCGCCGACGGCCATCACAAACAGGGTGTCCTCGATCAGACTGTGGCAGATGCACATGAAACAGAGGCTGAGAAAAACGTCCCGGGCCGAGACCATGCCGCTGCGCACATCCTGCAGGATGAGCGCGCCGCCGAAGGAGATCCCCAGCAGGCTGCCGGTCACCGTCATGGAGGTGGCCGTGGTGCCGATCCCCATCAACCGCAGCACCGGCTGCAGGAGCCGGGCGATCCACGCGGTGACGCCGAAACGGTCGAGCAGACGCAGACCAGTCAGCAGGGTCAGGATAATCCAGAAGATCGACCAGAGCGAGCGGACACTGGCAACCAGCCACTCCCCCCAGCCGGAGGCCGGCGGTGTCAGATGCAGAAAGACCACCCGGGACGGCTGCTGCATCGATTCGAACCCGGCATAGATCAGGTTGAGAATCACCCCATAGACCAGCGCTGCAATCAGACGCAGAACCAGGGTAAAGAGAAACCCGGCACCGGCCTTCTGGGCGATGCGCTGTTCCACCGGCAGCGAATGGGCGATGAGGATCATCGCACCCAGCACGGTCGC
This Geothermobacter ehrlichii DNA region includes the following protein-coding sequences:
- a CDS encoding 30S ribosomal protein THX, yielding MGKGDRRTKRGKIWRGTTGKTRPKTWKGRKTQTQKDAKEKA
- a CDS encoding ABC transporter permease — translated: MASNIPTISLTGLALTFVPPAIALVLMAAWRAKAFHGLYALARMLLQLIAIGYLLVYVFKSEDYRLVLLVLAVMLFFATRIAVRHVRDGKKAAFAAGLVAIGASSLPVLALVTQGVIGMDPWFAPRFLVPLAGMIFAGAMNAVSLGAERFQAESLRGVPVAEARRTAFEASLIPVTNTLLAVGLVSLPGMMTGQILSGISPLVAVRYQIVVMTMLFGTAGLASGIYLFLRSRYMEAEGVRNHSRQSDQGGRSRA
- a CDS encoding bifunctional transcriptional activator/DNA repair enzyme AdaA — its product is MDHPDYRRIEQAIHFLEEHATDQPSLEEVAAHIGLSPYHFQRLFKAWAGVSPKRFLQHLTVESAKRLLRDSASVLEAALDVGLSGPGRLHDLFVSVEAMTPGEYKSWGRELNLQYGYHPTPFGECLIAVTGRGICSLAFVDRETRDRALEELRHNWREASLVENPRTSEDIVGQIFAPAQKRGQKPLKVLLKGTNFQLKVWQALLKIPEGAVVTYGALADAVGHRGAHRAVGTAVGHNPIAYLIPCHRVLRSNGGIGGYRWGTTRKRAILAREAALVDKNEKTSDSRTRESFPSMP
- a CDS encoding DMT family transporter, with product MKQGTLKADILLLMTATIWGFAFVAQRVGMDYVGPFTFNGVRFALGSLSLLPLILLLGKRQSQPKGIERIPVFKGALLAGLALFAGSSLQQAGLVYTTAGNAGFITGLYVVLVPIVGLFWRQRPRVGTWIGAMLAVVGLYFLSVTSDFTISFGDFLVLLAAFFWAGHVLLIGWLAPRTDPLKLASAQFAVCAALSLLTALAVEQVSLQGILDATVPILYGGLGSVGIAYTLQVIAQRDAHPAHSAIIMSLEGVFAALGGWWLLGEILTLRGLFGCGLMLAGMIVSELSVFFGQKKPDAAGELSPVGE
- a CDS encoding pyridoxamine 5'-phosphate oxidase family protein, with amino-acid sequence MPVGPLRSGGRGPYIVPLTFSWQDDRLVFHAARIGRKLDLIHRKGRAAFEIDLHSEVVVAAQACDWTVRFASLVGSGPIRILEDEDEKGRALEVLMRHNRHTGPLEIPVAAVRGTAVFKLQIEEMSGKCNDLEWFSQVVNRNKDNDELSSSSGGGG